A genomic window from Glycine soja cultivar W05 chromosome 10, ASM419377v2, whole genome shotgun sequence includes:
- the LOC114372169 gene encoding extensin-3-like, producing the protein MGSPMTSASLTLALAIIFFSLPFEISANNYPSPPPPKKPYHYDPSPPPYKKPNKYHSPPPPVHNPNPLYHSPPPPPKKPYKYTSPPPPPKKPYKYTSPPPPPKKPYKYTSPPPPVHKYPPPSPHHPIYHSPPPPPPKKKPYKYTSPPPPVHKHPDHPVYHSPPPPSHKKPYKYTSPPPPAHKKYPSPHPVYHSPPQPPPPLSRPYPHKSPPPPPHALLL; encoded by the coding sequence atgggGTCTCCAATGACCTCTGCTTCTCTCACTCTAGCATTGGCCATAATTTTTTTCAGTCTCCCATTTGAAATTTCAGCAAACAACTACCCCTCTCCTCCACCACCCAAGAAGCCTTATCACTATGATCCATCTCCACCACCTTACAAGAAGCCTAACAAATACCACTCTCCTCCTCCACCAGTTCACAACCCTAACCCGTTGTACCACTCTCCCCCTCCACCTCCAAAGAAGCCCTACAAGTACACAtccccaccaccaccacctaaGAAACCATACAAGTACAcatctccaccaccaccacctaaGAAACCATACAAGTACACATCTCCACCACCACCAGTACACAAGTACCCTCCCCCTTCCCCACACCACCCAATCTATcactcaccaccaccaccaccacctaaGAAGAAACCCTACAAGTACACATCTCCACCACCTCCAGTGCACAAGCACCCTGATCACCCAGTTTATCActctccaccaccaccatcacatAAGAAACCATACAAATATACATCTCCTCCACCTCCCGCGCACAAAAAGTACCCTTCCCCTCACCCAGTCTACCACTCTCCTCcacaaccaccaccaccgcTCTCTAGGCCTTACCCACACAagtctcctcctcctccaccacatGCACTACTACTATAA
- the LOC114372168 gene encoding extensin-3-like — MGSLMASASITLAFAIILFSLPSEISANNYIYSSPPPPKKPYHYPSPPPPVPSPPPPKAPYHYPSPPPPPKKPYKYPSPPPPVKQPYPHPHPHPHPHPHPHPYPHPHPVYHSPPPPPPKKPYKYPSPPPPVHKPYPHPHPVYHSPPPPPKKPYKYPSPPPPVKKPYPHPHPVYHSPPPPPKKPYKYPSPPPPVKKPYPHPHPVYHSPPPPPKKPYKYPSPPPPVKKPYPHPHPVYHSPPPTPKKPYKYPSPPPPVHTYPPHVPTPVYHSPPPPPYKKPYKYKSPPPPVHSPPPPHYYYKSPPPPYHY, encoded by the coding sequence ATGGGGTCACTAATGGCCTCTGCTTCTATCACTCTTGCTTTTGCCATAATCCTTTTCAGCCTCCCATCTGAAATCTCAGCAAACAACTACATCTACTCCTCTCCTCCACCTCCCAAGAAGCCTTACCACTACCCATCTCCACCTCCACCAGTTCCTTCACCACCTCCACCTAAGGCTCCTTACCACTACCCATCTCCGCCACCACCACCAAAGAAGCCCTACAAATACCCATCACCACCACCCCCAGTGAAGCAACCCTACCCTCACCCCCACCCCCACCCCCACCCTCACCCTCACCCTCACCCCTACCCTCACCCTCACCCAGTTTACCACTCTCCTCCACCACCCCCTCCTAAGAAGCCCTACAAGTACCCATCTCCCCCACCACCTGTCCACAAACCCTACCCACACCCACACCCAGTCTACCACtccccaccaccaccaccaaagaAGCCCTACAAATACCCCTCACCCCCACCTCCAGTGAAGAAACCCTACCCACACCCACACCCAGTCTACCACTCTCCACCACCCCCACCTAAGAAGCCCTACAAGTACCCATCTCCTCCACCTCCAGTGAAGAAACCCTACCCACACCCACACCCAGTCTACCACTCTCCACCACCCCCACCTAAGAAGCCCTACAAGTACCCATCTCCTCCTCCTCCAGTGAAGAAACCCTACCCTCACCCACACCCAGTGTACCACTCCCCACCACCAACACCTAAGAAGCCCTACAAATACCCATCACCTCCGCCACCAGTTCACACCTACCCTCCCCATGTTCCCACCCCAGTCTACCactctcctccaccaccaccatacAAGAAGCCTTATAAGTACAAGTCTCCTCCTCCCCCAGTCCACTCTCCACCTCCACCACACTACTACTACAAATCACCCCCTCCACCCTACCACTACTAG